GCGGGCCCAGTCTGGCAGGGTGCCGGCCGGGCCGACATCCGTCAGACGCCGGGCCGCCCGGTGGAGTTCCTGAGTCCGCTCAGGACGACCCCTTCGGGTTGCGCGGAGGTTCCTGAGAAGGCTTTCCACCGGCCGCGAGTTCGAACTCCGCTCGCGGATGTTCGAGTGAACCCAGGGAGACGATCTCCCGTTTGAAGAGTCCGGCGAGGGCCCATTCGGCCAGCACGCGTGCCTTGCGGTTGACGGTGGGGACGCGGCTGAGGTGGTAGGCGCGGTGCATGAACCACGCCGGGTAGCCCTTCAGCTTGCGCCCGTAGACGTGCGCGACACCCTTGTGGAAGCCGAGGGAGGCGACGGAACCGGCGTACTTGTGCGCGTAGGTGTCCAGGGGTTCGCCGCGCAGGGCGTGCGCGATGTTGTCGCCGAGGACCCTGGCCTGGCGGACGGCGTGCTGGGCGTTGGGGGCGCAGTCCCGGCCGGACTCCTCGGCGGTGACGTCGGGGACGGCGGCGGCGTCTCCCGCGGCCCACGCGTGCGGGGCGCCGTCGACCGACAGGTGGGGGGTGCACCTGAGCCGGCCGCGGTCGTCGAGCGGGAGGTCGGTGGCGGCGAGGATCGGGTGGGGTTTGACGCCGGCCGTCCAGACGACCGTGCGGGTGGGGAAGCGGGAGCCGTCGCTGAGGACGGCGACGCGGTCGACGCAGGAGTCCAGGCGGGTGTCCAGGCGTACGTCGATGTTGCGGCGGCGCAGTTCGGTGACCGTGTAGCGGCCCAGCTCCTCGCCGACCTCGGGCAGGATGCGGCCGGAGGCCTCGACGAGGATCCACTTCATGTCGTCGGGGGTGACGTTGTGGTAGTACCGCGCGGCGTAGCGGGCCATGTCCTCCAGCTCGCCGAGGGCCTCCACGCCCGCGTAGCCGCCGCCCACGAAGACGAAGGTGAGGGCGGCGTCGCGGAGGGCGGGGTCGCGGGTGGAGGAGGCGATGTCCATCTGTTCGAGGACGTGGTTGCGCAGCCCGATGGCCTCCTCGACGGTCTTGAAGCCGACGCCGTGGTCGGCGAGGCCGGGGACGGGCAGGGTGCGCGAGACGGAGCCCGGCGCGAGGACGAGTTCGTCGTACGTCAGCCGGCGGGGCCCCGCGCCCTCCTCGGTGGCGAGGGTGGTGAGGGTGGCGGTGCGCGTCGTGTGGTCGACGGACCGCGCTTCGCCGATGACGACGTCGCACTGGTCGAGGACACGGCGCAGCGGGACCACGACGTGCCGCGGGGAGATGGAGCCGGCCGCCGCCTCGGGGAGGAACGGCTGGTACGTCATGTAGGGGTCGGGCGTGACGACCGTGATCTCGGCCTCGCCCCGCCGCAGTTCGTTTCTCAGGTTCCGCTGCAGACGCAGGGCCGTGTACATCCCGACGTAGCCGCCGCCGACAACGAGAATGCGCGCACGTTCCTTCACCATCCCATGACGCACCCGACGCTTGCGTTTGTCCACAGGCTCGTCGATTTGTGTGACCGGAGATCACCGGGGCGCGGGGCGGGCGGGACCGGCGTGGAGCGGCACGATCGCGCAGGTCAGCGGTGGTGAGCACGAGCGCGGAAGGCGGAACATACGGGACGTATACGATCCGTACTCCGATCGGTGGGCGCTCCGTGCGGAACCTGCCCCTTCTGAATTGACCCCCGCTCAACTATGTTCTCTCCCACGGCGTGTAGGGGAATGCGCTCAGCGGTCCGCGACGGGCGGGCCTCGGCACCGAGCCGTTCCACGCACTCCGGCTTTCGATGGCGGGGAGAGTCTCCGGGGGGAGACGTCATTACCGGGGGATTGTCATGCATGTTCAGGACTCTCATTGGTCGTCCGCGTCAACCGTCGCGCCCGGTGGCGCGATGACCGCGGCGACGGGCGGGGCACGCGGGGACGGGGCGCGGACCGCGCCGTTGCGCGTGGACGCCCAGCGGAATCTGGAGCACGTGCTGCGCGCGGCACGCGAGGTGTTCGGCGAGCTGGGGTACGGCGCGCCGATGGAGGACGTGGCACGGCGCGCACGGGTCGGTGTCGGCACGG
This region of Streptomyces ambofaciens ATCC 23877 genomic DNA includes:
- a CDS encoding NAD(P)/FAD-dependent oxidoreductase; translated protein: MVKERARILVVGGGYVGMYTALRLQRNLRNELRRGEAEITVVTPDPYMTYQPFLPEAAAGSISPRHVVVPLRRVLDQCDVVIGEARSVDHTTRTATLTTLATEEGAGPRRLTYDELVLAPGSVSRTLPVPGLADHGVGFKTVEEAIGLRNHVLEQMDIASSTRDPALRDAALTFVFVGGGYAGVEALGELEDMARYAARYYHNVTPDDMKWILVEASGRILPEVGEELGRYTVTELRRRNIDVRLDTRLDSCVDRVAVLSDGSRFPTRTVVWTAGVKPHPILAATDLPLDDRGRLRCTPHLSVDGAPHAWAAGDAAAVPDVTAEESGRDCAPNAQHAVRQARVLGDNIAHALRGEPLDTYAHKYAGSVASLGFHKGVAHVYGRKLKGYPAWFMHRAYHLSRVPTVNRKARVLAEWALAGLFKREIVSLGSLEHPRAEFELAAGGKPSQEPPRNPKGSS